A single Lolium perenne isolate Kyuss_39 chromosome 6, Kyuss_2.0, whole genome shotgun sequence DNA region contains:
- the LOC127306385 gene encoding aspartyl protease family protein At5g10770-like, with the protein MAAFVVSPSQLHRVLLLSWLLFAAGVLCFLPRHVAAARVGAGSYVTVSAASLAASGTTCDDPAPAIAPRQLINGTSAVLRLAHRHGPCAAPSRSSVQPGPPFAEVLRADQRRAEYIQRRVSGARGSNGNLKLTASSRPATVPATMGYSIGTLQYVVTVILGTPGVPQTVELDTGSDVSWVQCKPCAPPACYSQKDPLFDPAGSSTYSAVPCAADACLELEIFGEGCSSSQCRYVVSYGDGSNTTGVYGSDTLTLSPGNTLSPFLFGCGYAQTGLFAGIDGLLGLGRQSMSLKSQAAGAYGGVFSYCLPPKETSTGYLTLGAPSTASGFATTALLTAWNAPTFYMVMLTGISVGGQAVGGVPTSVFAGGTVVDTGTVVTRLPPTAYAALRSTFRAAMARYGYPSAPPIGILDTCYNFSRYDAVTLPTVALVFGGGATLALEAPGILSSGCLAFAPNAGDGDAAILGNVQQRSVAVRFDGSSVGFMPGAC; encoded by the exons ATGGCCGCCTTCGTCGTCTCCCCTAGTCAGCTGCACCGCGTCCTCCTCCTGTCATGGCTCCTCTTCGCCGCCGGCGTCCTCTGTTTCTTGCCCCGCCATGTTGCCGCGGCGAGGGTGGGGGCGGGGAGCTACGTCACCGTCTCCGCCGCCAGCCTCGCGGCGTCGGGCACTACCTGCGACGATCCCGCACCAG CGATCGCGCCGCGGCAGCTGATCAACGGCACGTCGGCGGTGCTGCGGCTGGCGCACAGGCACGGGCCCTGCGCGGCGCCGTCGCGGTCGTCGGTGCAGCCGGGGCCGCCGTTCGCCGAGGTGCTACGCGCGGACCAGCGCCGCGCGGAGTACATCCAGCGGAGGGTGTCCGGCGCGCGGGGATCCAACGGTAACCTGAAGCTGACCGCCAGTTCCAGGCCCGCGACggtgccggccaccatggggtacTCCATCGGCACGCTGCAGTACGTGGTGACGGTGATCCTGGGCACGCCGGGCGTGCCGCAGACGGTGGAGCTGGACACGGGCAGCGACGTGTCGTGGGTGCAGTGCAAGCCCTGCGCCCCGCCCGCGTGCTACAGCCAGAAGGACCCGCTCTTCGACCCGGCCGGCTCGTCCACCTACTCCGCCGTGCCCTGCGCCGCGGACGCGTGCCTGGAGCTGGAGATCTTCGGGGAGGGCTGCTCCTCGTCGCAGTGCAGGTACGTGGTCAGCTACGGCGACGGCTCCAACACCACCGGCGTGTACGGCTCCGACACGCTGACGCTGTCCCCGGGGAACACGCTTTCGCCGTTCCTCTTCGGATGCGGCTACGCGCAGACGGGGCTGTTCGCCGGCATCGACGGGCTGCTAGGGCTCGGCCGGCAGTCCATGTCCCTCAAGTCGCAGGCGGCGGGCGCGTACGGCGGGGTCTTCTCCTACTGCCTCCCACCCAAGGAGACCTCCACGGGGTACCTGACGCTGGGCGCGCCGAGCACCGCGTCGGGGTTCGCGACCACGGCGCTCCTCACGGCGTGGAACGCGCCGACGTTCTACATGGTGATGCTCACGGGTATCAGCGTCGGCGGGCAGGCGGTGGGGGGCGTGCCGACGTCGGTGTTCGCGGGTGGCACGGTGGTGGACACGGGCACGGTGGTCACGCGGCTGCCGCCCACGGCGTACGCGGCGCTCAGGTCCAcgttccgcgccgccatggcgcGCTACGGGTACCCGTCCGCGCCGCCCATCGGGATCCTCGACACGTGCTACAACTTCAGCCGGTACGACGCCGTGACGCTGCCGACGGTGGCGCTCGTGTTCGGCGGCGGCGCCACGCTGGCCCTGGAGGCGCCAGGGATCCTGTCGAGCGGCTGCCTCGCGTTCGCGCCGAACGCCGGCGACGGCGACGCGGCCATCCTCGGGAACGTGCAGCAGCGGTCCGTCGCCGTGCGCTTCGACGGCAGCTCCGTCGGGTTCATGCCCGGCGCCTGCTAG
- the LOC139832127 gene encoding aspartyl protease family protein At5g10770-like, which translates to MEGFLSTPMFRWGTAPTFYGVLLQDIAVDGNLLNIPPSVFSDRSVMSAGTIISRLPAAAYAAHSTAFKAGMTQYTAAPPRNILDTCFDFTGLTSITIPIITLVFDGGVAVDLDGNGILIADCLAFAAATTPDGVPSIIGNVQQRTIEVLLDVGQSVVGFRPGAC; encoded by the coding sequence ATGGAGGGCTTCTTGTCGACGCCGATGTTCAGATGGGGAACCGCGCCGACGTTCTACGGCGTGCTCCTACAGGACATAGCCGTGGACGGGAACCTCCTCAACATACCACCCTCCGTCTTCTCCGACCGGTCGGTGATGAGCGCCGGAACCATCATCTCGCGGCTGCCGGCGGCGGCGTACGCGGCGCACTCGACAGCGTTCAAGGCCGGCATGACCCAGtacacggcggcgccgcccaggAACATACTGGACACGTGCTTCGACTTCACAGGGCTGACCAGCATCACGATACCGATCATTACGCTGGTGTTCGACGGCGGCGTGGCCGTCGACCTCGATGGTAATGGGATTCTTATCGCCGACTGCCTTGCCTTCGCTGCCGCCACCACCCCAGACGGTGTCCCTAGCATCATCGGCAACGTGCAGCAAAGGACGATCGAGGTGCTGCTCGACGTCGGCCAGAGCGTCGTTGGGTTCCGGCCAGGCGCCTGCTGA